Part of the Streptomyces sp. RFCAC02 genome is shown below.
TCCAGGGACCCATCGGTTTGAACGTGTCGCTGTTCTTGCTGCGCCACAGCGTCCGGTCCTCGTGCTGCCAGGCGCGTGCGCTGACGTCGTTGCCGATCGTCCAGCCGAGGACGGACTCCCGCGCCTCGGCCGGGCTCGCGCGGCGCAGGGTGCGGCCGATGACGGCGACGAGTTCGCCCTCGGCCTCGAAGCGGCCGGTCACCTCGCGCGGCTTGACGATGGGCGCGCCGTGGCCGATCAGGGCGTTGTTGGCGCGGTAGCCGACCTCGGGGCGCTCCGGCACGGCGGTGGCGTACCCGGTGGCCAGGGCGTGTTCGGCGTGCCGCGTGTAGTTGAGCCCGACGGCGTAGAACACGCCGGGTATGACGGGCGGCAGCAGCGTGGCCGACGCGAGCGGCACGGTCTCGCCCGTGGCGCGCGCCCCGCCGTCCAGGGGCGGCCCGTCCAGCAGGTGGATGACGTCCCCGTCGACGCGGCCGGAGCGGGGCCGCCCGTCGACGGCGATGCGGCAGAGTCTCATCGCCGGTCAGTCCCCCAGCAGGTGGGAGACGCGCTTCGTGACGAGGTACGCGTCCAGCCCCTCGGGGCCGCCCTCGCGGCCGTGGCCGCTGGCCTTGACGCCGCCGGACGGTGCCTCGTGCACGGAGCCGCCGCAGTGGTTGATGGAGAGGATGCCGGCCTCCAGGTCCGCCACGAGGCGTTCCGCGGTGGCCGCCGACCGCGTGAAGCCGTACGCCGCGAGGCCGTAGGGCAGGGAATTGGC
Proteins encoded:
- a CDS encoding fumarylacetoacetate hydrolase family protein; the encoded protein is MRLCRIAVDGRPRSGRVDGDVIHLLDGPPLDGGARATGETVPLASATLLPPVIPGVFYAVGLNYTRHAEHALATGYATAVPERPEVGYRANNALIGHGAPIVKPREVTGRFEAEGELVAVIGRTLRRASPAEARESVLGWTIGNDVSARAWQHEDRTLWRSKNSDTFKPMGPWIETDADPLAATTTVRVNGETRAAFPTGAMIFDPWEYIAETTRWITMHPGDVLWMGADTACAIGPGDVVEIAIGGIGVLSNPVRAESGPPPERKSR